A DNA window from Sphingomonas profundi contains the following coding sequences:
- the rplT gene encoding 50S ribosomal protein L20 → MARVKRGVTTHAKHKRVLDQAKGYYGRRKNTIRIAKQAVEKAGQYAYRDRKVKKRSFRALWIQRINAAVRAEGLTYGVFMHGLKLAGVELDRKVLADIAMHEGEAFSTIVAQAKAALPEGARVAA, encoded by the coding sequence ATGGCACGCGTCAAGAGGGGTGTAACCACCCACGCCAAGCACAAGCGGGTTCTCGATCAGGCGAAGGGCTATTACGGCCGCCGCAAGAACACGATCCGCATCGCCAAGCAGGCGGTCGAGAAGGCCGGCCAGTACGCCTATCGCGACCGGAAGGTGAAGAAGCGCAGCTTCCGCGCGCTCTGGATCCAGCGCATCAACGCCGCGGTTCGTGCCGAGGGGCTCACCTACGGCGTGTTCATGCACGGCCTGAAGCTGGCCGGCGTGGAGCTGGACCGCAAGGTGCTGGCCGATATCGCCATGCACGAGGGTGAGGCGTTCAGCACCATCGTCGCGCAGGCGAAGGCCGCCCTGCCGGAAGGCGCCCGCGTAGCGGCCTGA
- the rpmI gene encoding 50S ribosomal protein L35, whose translation MPKLKTKSGVKKRFKLTATGKIKHGVAGKRHRLISHNAKYIRQNRGTDVLADADTARVKLWAPYGLR comes from the coding sequence ATGCCCAAGCTCAAGACGAAGTCGGGGGTGAAGAAGCGGTTCAAGCTTACCGCCACCGGCAAGATCAAGCACGGTGTCGCCGGCAAGCGCCACCGCCTGATCTCGCACAACGCGAAATATATCCGCCAGAACCGCGGGACCGACGTGCTCGCCGACGCCGATACGGCGCGGGTGAAGCTCTGGGCCCCCTACGGCCTGCGTTGA
- a CDS encoding AsmA family protein has product MADIPLSADRPAPPPEPRRPASPAGRDPARTAVATGVSILAVLIGLLFLVWLVLFITKGRFLKPTFERIASSATERRVRVAGDFQFYFDFIDIKFLADGLTVSNPAWAPRPNFFESRHIETRVKTFPLIFGKRRAEFLVLDGGNVDAEWDKQRRNTWTFGDPNAKGAPFQWPVIDRAIVTGTTARYVDPALLLETDIKVDTVRASGTTITDNRINFSGDGTLRGKRFTMNGGILSPNSTVTFGRTKLVMHAQSGPTLLDLNGVLPAATQIEGSDLNLTVRGPNLRLLFDFLGVAVPDTRRYRFNSKLTKVGGEWRFTRLNGFFGASDLAGDMTISLPNDRLKIAANLNSRSVDIVDIGPFIGYEPNALAAKGATAAVAQTGAAPRIIPDAPLRIEQIKIFDAHVNYKVRDVKQPFVPVSNIALTFDLDHSLMKLSPLTMDIADAGHLASDISINARVPAVLTDYNIRLSPTPLNKLFRKSGVFNSGTSGTIKARIQMKGTGDTVRESLASSNGRIAIILPRGTFWTQYVQLAEFDIGLFLQKLLQDQLKKPIEVNCGLIAFTVRDGVAAADPVLIDTDKNVMTAKGGFSFKDESMNLAFRADGKKFSLFSGQSPVGINGHFAAPGYQLITPQLLARGGAALALGVVASPIGAVLAFVDPGDAKDAACGPVLSGARAGAQRTTEGEPRKDVGTGKGPDAQPAKKKKFLGIF; this is encoded by the coding sequence ATGGCCGATATCCCGCTCTCCGCCGATCGACCCGCGCCGCCGCCCGAACCCCGGCGGCCCGCAAGCCCGGCGGGGCGCGATCCGGCGCGCACCGCCGTCGCCACCGGCGTCTCGATCCTGGCGGTGCTGATAGGCCTGCTGTTTCTTGTGTGGCTGGTGCTGTTCATCACCAAGGGCCGCTTCCTGAAGCCCACGTTCGAGCGGATCGCCAGCAGCGCGACCGAACGGCGGGTGCGGGTGGCGGGCGACTTCCAGTTCTACTTCGACTTCATCGACATCAAGTTCCTGGCGGACGGCCTCACCGTCTCAAACCCCGCCTGGGCTCCCCGGCCCAACTTCTTCGAGTCGCGCCATATCGAGACGCGGGTGAAGACGTTTCCGCTGATCTTCGGCAAGCGCCGGGCGGAGTTCCTGGTGCTGGACGGCGGCAACGTGGATGCCGAGTGGGACAAGCAGCGCCGCAACACCTGGACCTTCGGCGATCCGAACGCGAAAGGCGCCCCGTTCCAGTGGCCCGTCATCGATCGCGCGATCGTGACCGGCACGACGGCGCGCTACGTTGATCCCGCGCTGCTGCTGGAGACCGACATCAAGGTGGATACGGTGCGCGCGAGCGGCACCACGATCACCGACAATCGCATCAACTTTTCCGGCGATGGCACGCTGCGCGGCAAGCGCTTCACGATGAACGGCGGCATCCTCTCGCCGAACAGCACCGTCACCTTCGGGCGGACGAAGCTGGTGATGCACGCCCAGTCCGGCCCCACGCTGCTGGATCTGAACGGCGTGCTGCCGGCGGCGACACAGATCGAGGGATCGGACCTGAACCTCACGGTGCGCGGGCCGAACCTGCGGCTGCTGTTCGATTTCCTCGGCGTCGCCGTGCCGGATACGCGCCGCTACCGCTTCAACTCCAAGCTCACCAAGGTGGGCGGGGAGTGGCGCTTCACCCGCCTGAACGGCTTCTTCGGTGCCAGCGACCTGGCCGGCGACATGACGATCTCGCTGCCGAACGACCGGCTGAAGATCGCCGCGAACCTGAACTCGCGCTCGGTCGACATCGTCGATATCGGCCCGTTCATCGGCTACGAGCCGAATGCGCTCGCCGCCAAGGGCGCCACTGCCGCCGTGGCGCAGACGGGCGCGGCACCGCGCATCATCCCGGACGCGCCGCTGCGGATCGAGCAGATCAAGATTTTCGACGCGCATGTGAACTACAAGGTGCGCGACGTGAAGCAGCCGTTCGTGCCGGTATCGAACATCGCCCTCACCTTCGATCTCGATCACAGCCTGATGAAGCTCTCGCCGCTGACGATGGACATCGCCGACGCGGGCCATCTCGCCTCCGACATATCGATCAACGCGCGCGTGCCGGCGGTGCTTACGGACTATAACATCCGCCTCTCGCCGACGCCGCTGAACAAGCTGTTCCGCAAGTCCGGCGTGTTCAACTCGGGCACGTCGGGCACGATCAAGGCGCGCATCCAGATGAAGGGCACCGGCGACACGGTGCGCGAGTCGCTCGCCAGCTCCAACGGGCGGATCGCGATCATCCTGCCGCGCGGCACCTTCTGGACCCAATATGTCCAGCTGGCCGAGTTCGACATCGGCCTGTTCCTGCAGAAGCTGCTGCAGGACCAGCTGAAGAAGCCGATCGAGGTGAATTGCGGCCTGATCGCCTTCACCGTGCGGGATGGCGTGGCCGCCGCTGATCCGGTGCTGATCGATACCGACAAGAATGTGATGACCGCCAAGGGCGGCTTCAGCTTCAAGGACGAATCGATGAACCTCGCCTTCCGCGCGGACGGCAAGAAGTTCAGCCTGTTCTCCGGCCAGTCCCCGGTCGGCATCAACGGCCATTTCGCGGCCCCTGGCTACCAGCTGATCACGCCGCAGCTGCTGGCGCGCGGCGGTGCGGCACTGGCGCTGGGTGTGGTGGCGAGCCCGATCGGCGCGGTGCTGGCCTTCGTCGATCCGGGTGACGCGAAGGATGCGGCGTGCGGGCCGGTGCTCTCCGGCGCACGGGCCGGCGCGCAGCGGACGACCGAAGGCGAGCCGCGCAAGGACGTCGGCACCGGCAAGGGCCCGGATGCCCAGCCGGCGAAGAAGAAGAAGTTCCTCGGCATCTTCTGA